GCCGGTAGTCGCCGCGGATTCGCAGGAGAAACGCCGTCGGTGGGGTCGCCACGTTCCAGTTGACGATCCGAACCGCCTCGAGGTAGTTCGCGCCGCCGGCGAGCAGGTCGTAGATCGGCGGGGCGTAGTCGCCGGTCGGCTGCAGCGTGATGCGGACGCGTTTCATGGTCGAACGTGATAGTGCTGACAGCTCAGTGAAACGTATCGCTGCGCGGGGATATAAATAGCACCGAGATATTCGGCAGCAGCGCTACCGCACCTGCGGCCGTCTGTGGCGAACGGATATGGAACGAAACGTCGGCGGACTGGATCGCATCGTTCGCGGCGTCCTCGGCATCTGGCTGCTCGTCACCGCAGCGGCGGCGTACTCGGACGATTCGACCGAACGCGCCGCGATCGCGGGGATCGCCGGCCTCGGGTTGCTCACCAACGTCGCGACCGGGTTCTGCGGCGGCAACTACCTGCTCGGCGTCGATACGACGAGCGGCGACGCCTGCGACGCGAACTGAGCGAACTTATGCGTCCGCGGCGTCGCTTTCGTCGTCGTCCTGGACGTACCGACCGCGGCCCTCGACGTCCTCGAGACGCTCTAGGACCCGTTCGTCGCCGACCTCGCGGTACCCCTCGAGCACCGCCTCGCGCAGCGGCTCGGGGTCGTCGGCCGTGCCGACGAGGCTCTGGTCGAAGACGTGGACGTCCATCGCGTAGTCCTCGACGTGGTCGGTGTGGTAGCCGAGGCCGAAGTCGATGAGGTAGGTTCGGTCGCCATCGACGCGGACGTTCCGCGTCGTCGGATCCCCGTGGACGAATCCGGCGTCGTGTAACCGCGCGAGGTGCCGTCCCACGTCACGGACCCGATCAGCGGTCAGCGAATCGCGGAGGTCGCACTCGCCGACGTAC
This portion of the Halopiger aswanensis genome encodes:
- a CDS encoding YgaP family membrane protein, which produces MERNVGGLDRIVRGVLGIWLLVTAAAAYSDDSTERAAIAGIAGLGLLTNVATGFCGGNYLLGVDTTSGDACDAN